In Pseudonocardia sp. C8, one genomic interval encodes:
- a CDS encoding carbohydrate ABC transporter permease, with protein sequence MTTTEVKPDTTAPAGAAASDRSRSEQRLGWMLAGPAFVIMLLVTAYPIAQAVYYSLFDYRLTDPENISFVGLNNYAVILTDQIWWISFGVTAFITIVTVAVELVLGFALALVMMNALKAIRPVLRAAILIPYAVITVVSAFAWQYAFSLDSGFVNSWFDWVPGVAADTDWFGGTWDSLFVICLAEIWKTTPFISLLLLAGLAQVPDVLQEAARVDGATWWQRMWKVTIPNMKAAIMVALLFRTLDAFRVFDTVFVMTNGANSTETVSFLAFRQTISRVEIGLGSAVSVLLFLSVVIISVGFIKGFKVDLSQARGE encoded by the coding sequence GTGACCACGACGGAGGTGAAGCCGGACACGACGGCGCCCGCCGGCGCTGCGGCGAGCGACCGGTCCCGCTCCGAGCAGCGCCTGGGCTGGATGCTGGCCGGCCCGGCGTTCGTGATCATGCTGCTGGTCACGGCGTACCCGATCGCCCAGGCGGTCTACTACTCGCTGTTCGACTACCGCCTGACCGACCCGGAGAACATCTCGTTCGTCGGGCTGAACAACTACGCCGTGATCCTCACCGACCAGATCTGGTGGATCTCGTTCGGCGTCACGGCGTTCATCACGATCGTGACGGTGGCCGTCGAGCTGGTGCTCGGCTTCGCCCTCGCCCTGGTGATGATGAACGCGCTGAAGGCGATCCGGCCGGTCCTGCGGGCCGCGATCCTCATCCCCTACGCCGTCATCACGGTCGTGTCCGCGTTCGCCTGGCAGTACGCCTTCTCGCTGGACTCCGGGTTCGTCAACTCGTGGTTCGACTGGGTGCCGGGCGTGGCCGCGGACACCGACTGGTTCGGCGGCACCTGGGACTCGCTGTTCGTGATCTGCCTGGCCGAGATCTGGAAGACCACGCCGTTCATCTCGCTGCTGCTGCTCGCCGGGCTGGCCCAGGTCCCGGACGTGCTGCAGGAGGCGGCCCGGGTGGACGGCGCGACCTGGTGGCAGCGGATGTGGAAGGTCACCATCCCGAACATGAAGGCCGCGATCATGGTGGCCCTGCTGTTCCGGACGCTGGACGCGTTCCGGGTGTTCGACACGGTGTTCGTCATGACCAACGGCGCCAACAGCACCGAGACGGTGTCCTTCCTGGCCTTCCGGCAGACGATCTCCCGGGTCGAGATCGGCCTGGGCTCCGCGGTGTCGGTGCTGCTGTTCCTGTCGGTCGTCATCATCAGCGTCGGGTTCATCAAGGGCTTCAAGGTCGACCTGTCCCAGGCCCGAGGGGAGTAG
- a CDS encoding DUF4032 domain-containing protein, whose product MATSRPPEVVLRSPGPELIALPWDLPLAEWDETEVPLRDVEVGPSRHLVRFVEADGALWALKDLPERIARREYDVLRRLEDGCLPAVRAAGLVNQPGHDTAILVTRFLDGSWQYRRLFMRLPPNRPRHRARLFDAMVSLLVDLHRHGVFWGDCSLNNTLFARDGQILQAYLVDAETSEIHPGGLSDGQREHDLSILVENVAAGMIDLATALERPPEIVPQLIDEATALPERYRQLWDALHAAPEFPFDDRYRVEAAIRELNDLGFAVDEVALQPVGDGRSRLQIAVGDRNYHSAQLRRLTGVEVGEGQARILLGDLNAHREWMRRRTGQDVSERAAARSWVDHCLEPGMRAAHRALGGVGSEVQAYCDLLEVRWLLSERAGADAGNEAALAALGGRAPTDSAAKMAVADAETDQLPRISDG is encoded by the coding sequence ATGGCCACGTCGCGGCCGCCCGAGGTCGTCCTGCGCAGCCCCGGTCCGGAACTGATCGCGCTGCCGTGGGACCTGCCGCTGGCCGAATGGGACGAGACCGAGGTCCCGCTGCGCGACGTCGAGGTCGGCCCGAGCCGGCACCTCGTCAGGTTCGTCGAGGCCGACGGCGCGCTGTGGGCGCTGAAGGACCTCCCGGAGCGGATCGCCCGCCGCGAGTACGACGTGCTGCGCCGGCTCGAGGACGGGTGCCTGCCGGCGGTGCGCGCGGCAGGACTGGTGAACCAGCCCGGCCACGACACCGCGATCCTGGTGACCCGCTTCCTCGACGGGTCCTGGCAGTACCGGCGGCTGTTCATGCGGCTGCCGCCGAACCGGCCCCGCCACCGGGCCCGGCTGTTCGACGCGATGGTCTCGCTGCTGGTCGACCTGCACCGGCACGGTGTGTTCTGGGGCGACTGCTCGCTGAACAACACGCTGTTCGCCCGGGACGGCCAGATCCTGCAGGCCTACCTGGTGGACGCCGAGACCAGCGAGATCCACCCGGGCGGGCTCTCCGACGGCCAGCGCGAGCACGACCTGTCGATCCTGGTCGAGAACGTCGCCGCCGGGATGATCGACCTCGCGACGGCGCTGGAACGCCCGCCGGAGATCGTCCCGCAGCTCATCGACGAGGCCACCGCGCTGCCCGAGCGGTACCGGCAGCTGTGGGACGCCCTGCACGCCGCACCGGAGTTCCCCTTCGACGACCGCTACCGGGTGGAAGCCGCGATCCGCGAGCTCAACGACCTCGGGTTCGCCGTCGACGAGGTCGCGCTGCAGCCGGTCGGCGACGGCCGCTCCCGGCTGCAGATCGCCGTCGGCGACCGGAACTACCACTCCGCGCAGCTCCGCAGGCTCACCGGCGTCGAGGTGGGGGAGGGGCAGGCCCGGATCCTGCTCGGTGACCTGAACGCGCACCGCGAGTGGATGCGCCGGCGGACCGGGCAGGACGTGTCCGAGCGGGCGGCCGCGCGCAGCTGGGTCGACCACTGCCTGGAGCCGGGGATGCGCGCGGCGCACCGGGCGCTCGGCGGGGTCGGGTCGGAGGTGCAGGCGTACTGCGACCTGCTCGAGGTGCGCTGGCTGCTGTCGGAGCGGGCCGGGGCCGACGCCGGCAACGAGGCCGCGCTCGCGGCGCTCGGCGGCCGGGCGCCGACCGACTCGGCGGCCAAGATGGCCGTCGCCGACGCCGAGACCGACCAGCTGCCCCGGATCAGCGACGGCTGA
- a CDS encoding ABC transporter ATP-binding protein: MASIEMRNIVKQYGDGYPAVNDVSVDIADGEFMILVGPSGCGKSTLLRMIVGLEDITSGDMVIGGKRVNDKAPRDRNLSMVFQNYALYPHLSVYENIAFPLRLAKAPEAEVKRKVTEAANVLELGEHLERKPANLSGGQRQRVAMGRAIVRDADAFLFDEPLSNLDAKLRGQMRTEIARLQRRLGITTVYVTHDQTEAMTLGDRVCVLRKGVIQQVASPRELYEQPVNLFVAGFIGSPPMNFLPATLSGTTLETPFGTIEIDEQRAEKVKGRELVLVGIRPEYFEDASLVDEAKKPLGSTFTARVDVTEWLGDSQFAYIPYEAPPEVDAKLKELSRELDSDQLRTQAIVSIDSTSRIREGRDAEFWLDARKIHVFDPESGVNLTRDPEAGAELTRMAEEDRAEQVAQARGEAS; this comes from the coding sequence ATGGCGTCGATCGAGATGCGCAACATCGTCAAGCAGTACGGGGACGGCTACCCGGCCGTGAACGACGTCAGCGTGGACATCGCCGACGGCGAGTTCATGATCCTCGTCGGTCCGTCCGGCTGCGGGAAGTCGACCCTGCTGCGGATGATCGTGGGGCTGGAGGACATCACCTCCGGCGACATGGTCATCGGCGGCAAGCGGGTCAACGACAAGGCACCCCGCGACCGCAACCTGTCGATGGTGTTCCAGAACTACGCCCTCTACCCGCACCTGTCGGTGTACGAGAACATCGCGTTCCCGCTCCGGCTGGCCAAGGCGCCCGAGGCGGAGGTGAAGCGCAAGGTCACCGAGGCGGCGAACGTCCTCGAGCTCGGCGAGCACCTCGAGCGCAAGCCCGCCAACCTCTCCGGCGGCCAGCGGCAGCGCGTCGCGATGGGCCGCGCGATCGTCCGGGACGCCGACGCGTTCCTGTTCGACGAGCCGCTGTCGAACCTCGACGCGAAGCTACGCGGGCAGATGCGCACCGAGATCGCCCGCCTGCAGCGCAGGCTCGGCATCACCACGGTCTACGTCACCCACGACCAGACCGAGGCGATGACCCTCGGCGACCGCGTCTGCGTGCTCCGCAAGGGCGTCATCCAGCAGGTCGCCTCGCCCCGCGAGCTCTACGAGCAGCCGGTCAACCTGTTCGTGGCCGGGTTCATCGGGTCGCCGCCGATGAACTTCCTCCCGGCGACCCTCTCCGGGACCACCCTGGAGACCCCGTTCGGGACGATCGAGATCGACGAGCAGCGGGCCGAGAAGGTCAAGGGCCGGGAGCTGGTGCTGGTCGGCATCCGGCCGGAGTACTTCGAGGACGCCTCGCTGGTCGACGAGGCGAAGAAGCCGCTCGGCTCGACGTTCACCGCGCGGGTCGACGTCACCGAGTGGCTCGGCGACTCCCAGTTCGCCTACATCCCCTACGAGGCGCCGCCGGAGGTCGACGCCAAGCTCAAGGAGCTCTCCCGCGAGCTCGACTCCGACCAGCTCCGAACCCAGGCGATCGTGTCCATCGACTCGACGAGCCGGATCCGGGAGGGTCGCGACGCCGAGTTCTGGCTCGACGCACGGAAGATCCACGTGTTCGACCCGGAGTCCGGCGTGAACCTGACCCGCGACCCCGAGGCCGGCGCGGAGCTCACGAGGATGGCGGAGGAGGACCGCGCCGAGCAGGTCGCCCAGGCTCGCGGGGAGGCCTCCTGA
- a CDS encoding carbohydrate ABC transporter permease gives MSTREKVLWIVAGIAIVIYALFPVGWIVSLSLKSSDDIANGQFLPTALSWENYQTILVGDAAELFLPALRNSFGIVLIATFIACVLSMFAAYAIARLDFRGKRLILSTALAVAIFPVISIVTPLFNLWRQIGLYDTWPGLIIPYLSLTLPLSIWTMSAFFREIPWEMEQAAQVDGATTWQAFRKVIVPLAAPGVFTTAIIAFFIAWNDFAYGISLTSTSASRPVPAALGLFSGASQFESPNGPIAAAAVIVTIPVVVLVLIFQRRIVAGLTNGAVKG, from the coding sequence ATGTCCACCCGCGAGAAAGTTCTGTGGATCGTCGCCGGCATCGCGATCGTGATCTACGCCCTGTTCCCCGTGGGCTGGATCGTGTCGCTGTCGCTCAAGTCGTCCGACGACATCGCCAACGGGCAGTTCCTGCCCACCGCCCTGTCCTGGGAGAACTACCAGACGATCCTCGTCGGTGACGCCGCCGAGCTCTTCCTGCCGGCGCTGCGCAACTCCTTCGGCATCGTGCTGATCGCGACGTTCATCGCCTGCGTGCTGTCGATGTTCGCCGCCTACGCGATCGCGCGGCTGGACTTCCGGGGCAAGCGGCTGATCCTCTCCACGGCGCTGGCGGTGGCGATCTTCCCGGTCATCTCGATCGTGACGCCGCTGTTCAACCTGTGGCGCCAGATCGGGCTCTACGACACCTGGCCGGGCCTGATCATCCCCTACCTGTCGCTGACCCTGCCGCTGTCGATCTGGACGATGTCGGCGTTCTTCCGTGAGATCCCGTGGGAGATGGAGCAGGCCGCCCAGGTGGACGGCGCGACGACCTGGCAGGCGTTCCGGAAGGTGATCGTCCCGCTGGCCGCGCCGGGCGTGTTCACGACGGCGATCATCGCGTTCTTCATCGCCTGGAACGACTTCGCCTACGGCATCTCGCTCACCTCGACCAGCGCGTCCCGCCCGGTCCCCGCGGCGCTCGGGCTGTTCTCCGGCGCCTCGCAGTTCGAGTCGCCCAACGGCCCGATCGCGGCGGCGGCGGTGATCGTGACCATCCCGGTCGTCGTCCTCGTCCTGATCTTCCAGCGGCGGATCGTGGCGGGCCTGACCAACGGCGCCGTCAAGGGCTGA
- a CDS encoding LacI family DNA-binding transcriptional regulator codes for MSGPVNLADVARRAGVSPATASRALSDHPHVAAATRARVWEAARALEYVVSPDASGLARGRTGRIAVVVPHLARWWFGAALEGLAGVLRDAGKDVLLYRLGDAAARQAFFSELPARRRADAVVLLGFGVDGRERERLDRIGMGIVSAGTRIGSHPSVSIDEYAAGRQAVDHLLHLGHRRIGMIVTTDPDLDPAQPEGRAAAYHRALADAGVPADPALSVTVPWGPEGGAHAMGSLLGLSDPPTAVYAHSDEVALGAVGTLRRAGLRVPEDISVIGIDDHPLAALTDLSTVAQPVAEQGATAGRMALAELAGEPVERTVTVPTRLVIRGSTAPPRGTPRR; via the coding sequence GTGTCCGGACCGGTCAACCTGGCCGACGTCGCCCGGCGGGCAGGGGTCTCGCCGGCCACCGCGTCGCGCGCGCTCAGCGACCACCCGCACGTGGCCGCGGCCACCAGGGCGCGGGTGTGGGAGGCGGCGCGCGCGCTGGAGTACGTGGTGTCCCCGGACGCGTCCGGGCTCGCCCGCGGGCGGACCGGGCGGATCGCCGTCGTCGTCCCGCACCTGGCACGGTGGTGGTTCGGCGCCGCACTGGAGGGGCTGGCCGGGGTGCTGCGGGACGCCGGGAAGGACGTGCTGCTGTACCGGCTCGGCGACGCGGCGGCCCGGCAGGCGTTCTTCTCCGAGCTGCCGGCCCGGCGCCGGGCGGACGCGGTCGTGCTGCTGGGCTTCGGCGTGGACGGCCGGGAACGCGAGCGGCTCGACCGGATCGGGATGGGGATCGTGTCGGCCGGTACCCGGATCGGCAGCCACCCCTCGGTGTCGATCGACGAGTACGCGGCCGGGCGGCAGGCCGTGGACCACCTGCTGCACCTGGGGCACCGGAGGATCGGCATGATCGTGACGACCGACCCGGACCTGGATCCGGCCCAGCCCGAGGGCCGGGCCGCGGCGTACCACCGCGCGCTCGCCGACGCCGGGGTGCCGGCCGACCCGGCTCTGTCGGTGACGGTGCCGTGGGGCCCCGAGGGCGGGGCGCACGCGATGGGCAGCCTGCTCGGGCTGTCCGACCCGCCGACCGCCGTCTACGCCCACTCCGACGAGGTCGCCCTCGGCGCCGTCGGGACGCTGCGCCGGGCCGGCCTGCGCGTCCCCGAGGACATCTCGGTGATCGGGATCGACGACCACCCCTTGGCCGCGCTCACCGACCTGTCCACCGTGGCGCAGCCCGTGGCCGAGCAGGGGGCGACGGCCGGACGGATGGCACTGGCCGAGCTCGCCGGGGAGCCGGTGGAGCGGACCGTGACCGTGCCCACCCGGCTGGTCATCCGCGGGTCGACGGCGCCGCCCCGCGGCACCCCGCGGCGGTGA
- a CDS encoding extracellular solute-binding protein translates to MTIRRARWRRALAAAVAAAALVGLAGCGGAPAGPPVLNWYINPDDGGQAEIAQRCSAASNGEYRIEVSQLPRQSSEQRQQLIRRLAANDSSIDIMSIDPPYIPEFAEAGFLAPVPEGVAQRTTQGIVNSAREGASWNGRLVTVPFWANTQLLWYRKSQVQGTGLDLSKPVTWDQVVAAAQRKNSTIAAQGIRAESLTVWLNALVESGGGQIVTNPSPDDPEGVRLGLDSPAATRAAEIMKTVSAVGGPGFSTASEDENSEAFQDGSAMFQLNWPFVWGKVNSAIEEGTVEKATADDFGWALYPQTTAGRPSAPPYGGINLGVGAFSPNVDLAYKAAECIVSTENQKYYFLSNGNPAARTSVFTDPEVVKEFPMAPVIAQSLQQAKPRPQTAYYAEVSESIQRTYHPTAGIDPATVGPATADLIRAVLAKEELL, encoded by the coding sequence TTGACCATTCGTCGCGCACGGTGGAGACGGGCGCTGGCGGCCGCGGTGGCCGCCGCCGCCCTCGTCGGCCTGGCCGGTTGCGGGGGCGCACCCGCGGGCCCGCCGGTCCTGAACTGGTACATCAACCCGGACGACGGCGGGCAGGCCGAGATCGCGCAGCGCTGCAGCGCGGCGTCGAACGGCGAGTACCGCATCGAGGTGTCGCAACTGCCGCGCCAGTCGTCCGAGCAGCGCCAGCAGCTGATCCGGCGGCTCGCGGCCAACGACAGCTCGATCGACATCATGAGCATCGACCCGCCCTACATCCCGGAGTTCGCGGAGGCCGGCTTCCTGGCCCCGGTGCCCGAGGGCGTCGCGCAGCGCACCACGCAGGGCATCGTGAACTCCGCCCGGGAGGGCGCGAGCTGGAACGGCAGGCTGGTCACGGTGCCGTTCTGGGCCAACACCCAGCTGCTGTGGTACCGCAAGTCACAGGTGCAGGGCACGGGCCTGGACCTGTCGAAGCCGGTGACCTGGGACCAGGTCGTCGCCGCGGCGCAGCGGAAGAACTCGACGATCGCCGCGCAGGGGATCCGCGCCGAGTCGCTGACCGTCTGGCTGAACGCGCTGGTCGAGTCCGGTGGCGGGCAGATCGTCACCAACCCCTCGCCGGACGACCCCGAGGGCGTCCGGCTCGGGCTCGACTCTCCGGCCGCGACGCGCGCCGCCGAGATCATGAAGACCGTGTCCGCGGTCGGCGGGCCGGGCTTCTCCACGGCGTCGGAGGACGAGAACTCCGAGGCCTTCCAGGACGGCAGCGCGATGTTCCAGCTGAACTGGCCGTTCGTGTGGGGCAAGGTCAACAGCGCGATCGAGGAGGGCACCGTCGAGAAGGCGACCGCGGACGACTTCGGCTGGGCGCTGTACCCGCAGACCACGGCCGGCCGGCCCTCGGCACCGCCGTACGGCGGGATCAACCTGGGCGTCGGAGCGTTCAGCCCGAACGTCGACCTGGCCTACAAGGCGGCCGAGTGCATCGTGTCGACCGAGAACCAGAAGTACTACTTCCTGTCCAACGGCAACCCGGCGGCGCGCACGTCGGTGTTCACCGACCCGGAGGTCGTGAAGGAGTTCCCGATGGCACCGGTCATCGCGCAGTCGCTGCAGCAGGCCAAGCCGCGACCGCAGACCGCGTACTACGCCGAGGTCTCCGAGTCGATCCAGCGCACCTACCACCCCACGGCCGGCATCGACCCGGCCACCGTCGGCCCCGCGACCGCCGACCTGATCCGCGCGGTCCTGGCGAAGGAGGAGCTGCTGTGA